A single region of the Roseofilum capinflatum BLCC-M114 genome encodes:
- a CDS encoding ferredoxin-thioredoxin reductase catalytic domain-containing protein, whose amino-acid sequence MSLSSQPQQATEASLEAMRKFSEKYAENTGTYFCSDLSITAVVIEGLAKHKDELGAPLCPCRHYEDKEAEAKAAYWNCPCVPMRERKECHCMLFLTEDNPFVGTERAISIDQIRGTTDSVSAS is encoded by the coding sequence ATGAGCCTATCATCCCAACCCCAGCAAGCCACAGAAGCCAGTCTAGAAGCCATGCGGAAATTTTCCGAAAAATATGCGGAAAACACCGGCACGTACTTTTGTTCTGACCTGAGCATCACGGCTGTCGTCATCGAAGGACTCGCCAAACACAAAGACGAACTCGGCGCTCCCCTCTGTCCCTGTCGTCACTACGAAGACAAAGAAGCCGAAGCCAAAGCCGCCTACTGGAACTGCCCCTGCGTCCCCATGCGCGAGCGCAAAGAATGCCACTGTATGCTCTTCCTCACCGAAGACAATCCCTTTGTCGGCACAGAAAGAGCCATCAGCATCGATCAAATTCGAGGCACAACCGACTCCGTAAGCGCATCCTAA